GTACGGCTATTATCATGATTTTAATATCTGGATTAAATTTACGTTACATAATTTAGAGAAAAAAACTATTACAAAAATCTTAGAATTTGATAATCCACTTGTTACAGATATCTTCTTATTTGAAAATAATTCATTAATTAGGAAAGAAGGGTTATTAAATAAAACAATAAATAGAAATAGTATTAATCCAATATTTGAAATTAATTTAAAAAAAAATGAAACTAAAACCTATTATATGAAAGTTTCTTCAAAGGTAACATCTTTAACTTTAAAACTAAACATTTTTTCAGCTAATAGTTTTTATTCAAAAGAGATATTGCATCAAATAGTTTTAAGTTTTTTCTTTGGTGCAATGATTATATTGGCATTGTATAATTTCTCAATTTTTATTATAATAAAAGATGTCAGTTACTTGTACTATGTTGGATATATAGGTACATTAGTGTTTCATCATTCTTTGTATGTAGGTTTCGCAAATTTATATATATTTGATAATTCGGTAATGAAATATTTAGTTGACTATGCAGCGATTTTTATTAGTCTTCCTGTACTTTTTTTATCTCTATTTTCAAAAAGATTTCTCATGTTGGAGCAATATATTAAAATTAATATAATTTTAAATATTTTGATATTTATACTAATCATATCAGTATTCTTTTTTACATTTTCTAATTATTTAGTACAATGTAGAAACATCGTTCCTATTGTCGTTATGCTCTATTTATTTATAATAACTTTATATGCTTTTATAAAAAAGAATATGGAAGCAAAACTGATTTTATTTGGTTGGACAGCAATACTTTTTGCAGGGTTGATAATGTATTTATCTAGTTCAGGAATTTTAAATATAAACCTCTCTAATTCATATATTATTGAAGTATCATTTGTTCTAGAAGCATTAATTTTTTCAATTGCACTTGCTAGTAGAATAAGAAAACTATTAGAGGAAAAAAATAGAATAAAAGATAAACTAATTAGTGAACAAAAAAATATTGAAAAAAAGTTAAATAGGCTAGTTATAGAGAAAACTAATAACCTTAAAATTTCACTAGAACAGAAAGATATAT
This Poseidonibacter antarcticus DNA region includes the following protein-coding sequences:
- a CDS encoding 7TM diverse intracellular signaling domain-containing protein, with the translated sequence MKKNLFILLIFLSSLYGQTIDINDNSSIEILSKSEIYIDNTKNDTINNIVERNLEFVTLNTSIKRYGYYHDFNIWIKFTLHNLEKKTITKILEFDNPLVTDIFLFENNSLIRKEGLLNKTINRNSINPIFEINLKKNETKTYYMKVSSKVTSLTLKLNIFSANSFYSKEILHQIVLSFFFGAMIILALYNFSIFIIIKDVSYLYYVGYIGTLVFHHSLYVGFANLYIFDNSVMKYLVDYAAIFISLPVLFLSLFSKRFLMLEQYIKINIILNILIFILIISVFFFTFSNYLVQCRNIVPIVVMLYLFIITLYAFIKKNMEAKLILFGWTAILFAGLIMYLSSSGILNINLSNSYIIEVSFVLEALIFSIALASRIRKLLEEKNRIKDKLISEQKNIEKKLNRLVIEKTNNLKISLEQKDILLKELNHRVKNNMQTIISLIRLQNDEIDDFYINSLLTTIQNRISAMSHLHELLYKKDAISFVNGCEYFEKIIFEVEESFDKNIQVESNIKGLLSSESAVYCGLVINELITNSFKHGFNNEDSGKINITLFNTKGEYHLLYRDNGRGYNPLEKKESLGLTLIETLVKKQLKASLKMESINGVNIEICWKELNDKNIDS